One stretch of Francisella sp. LA112445 DNA includes these proteins:
- a CDS encoding nuclease-related domain-containing protein, producing the protein MAIESKLKKDRLFLRFTWARLRNYLIRARKSLYSSIILCGLIVGVDLYLGNVEFVAQSLQIALTLGIILFVFFFLITKDDNPVDIIISGAEGETTVLDELKKLDNNFVLFNRVILPDQKSTVGNRELDFIVISRKGIYIVEVKNNRGYIQVENMAERWQVSKTSQNNKVYAKTIKNPIRQTFAQKKVLQTYLYKQRIYIKGIPVVTIVIFANEDAQLSENFIADDANQAVLSLKNLLPFIRAKEEYLEKMPSRSRKKIIRKLEKK; encoded by the coding sequence ATGGCAATAGAAAGTAAGTTAAAAAAAGATCGGCTTTTTTTGCGTTTTACTTGGGCAAGGTTAAGAAACTACTTGATCAGGGCGAGAAAAAGCTTATATTCATCGATTATACTTTGTGGCTTAATTGTTGGAGTTGATTTATATTTAGGTAATGTTGAATTTGTAGCACAATCTTTACAAATTGCTTTAACTTTGGGAATTATACTATTTGTATTTTTCTTTTTGATAACAAAGGATGATAATCCCGTTGATATTATTATTTCTGGAGCAGAAGGTGAAACAACTGTTTTAGATGAGCTAAAGAAGTTAGATAATAACTTTGTTTTATTTAATAGAGTTATTTTACCAGATCAAAAATCAACTGTAGGAAATCGAGAATTAGACTTTATAGTTATATCGCGTAAAGGTATATATATTGTTGAGGTTAAAAATAATCGTGGCTATATTCAGGTTGAGAATATGGCTGAGAGGTGGCAAGTTTCAAAGACCTCACAAAACAACAAAGTTTATGCTAAAACTATAAAGAATCCAATTAGGCAAACTTTTGCTCAGAAGAAAGTGTTGCAAACATACCTTTATAAGCAAAGGATTTATATAAAAGGTATACCTGTTGTAACTATCGTTATATTTGCAAATGAAGATGCTCAGCTAAGTGAGAATTTTATTGCAGATGATGCAAATCAAGCAGTATTATCTTTGAAAAATTTATTACCTTTTATTAGAGCAAAAGAAGAATACCTTGAGAAGATGCCTTCTCGCTCTCGTAAGAAAATCATCCGAAAGCTTGAGAAAAAATAA
- a CDS encoding FUSC family protein, with product MIGLSFSYILFTLLDQHEFLVRIYWVVIAIASVSASSSTNVIYTRAKYIIMFCILGTTFGSAILFLIQKDIHGDSYFLIVAILCIIGLCLNMYTAFINYATSVFFIHIYIVMFFGLLESWSKYTFIARILCILIGTSSIVLVTYLTRGRKFLHIVVKEMEESYLRLKNIVENIDETISNRKIMPLIERSIKLNDLLYDAKYEFLSKENYRECKRVLLLMDELLLSLRSYRVLELKKNEYALGLYEDMNQYTRDKIKRNFKNITIRYQRLTQKD from the coding sequence ATGATAGGTTTATCATTTTCTTATATACTTTTTACATTACTTGACCAGCATGAATTTTTAGTCAGGATATATTGGGTTGTGATAGCTATAGCAAGTGTATCTGCAAGTAGTAGTACTAATGTAATATATACAAGAGCAAAGTATATTATTATGTTTTGTATTTTAGGTACTACTTTTGGTTCGGCAATACTTTTTTTGATACAAAAAGATATTCACGGAGATTCTTATTTTCTTATCGTTGCTATTTTGTGCATAATAGGTCTTTGTCTAAATATGTATACAGCATTCATAAATTATGCAACAAGCGTGTTTTTCATTCATATTTATATAGTGATGTTTTTTGGATTGTTAGAAAGTTGGAGTAAATATACCTTTATTGCTAGGATATTATGTATCTTAATTGGTACCTCAAGCATTGTATTAGTTACATATCTTACTCGTGGCCGTAAGTTTTTACATATTGTCGTTAAAGAAATGGAGGAGTCATATTTGCGACTAAAAAATATAGTTGAGAATATCGATGAAACTATATCAAACCGTAAGATTATGCCGCTAATAGAAAGAAGTATTAAGCTTAATGATTTACTATATGATGCAAAATATGAGTTTTTGAGTAAAGAAAATTATCGTGAGTGTAAAAGAGTCTTGTTACTTATGGATGAGCTACTGCTAAGTTTAAGAAGCTATCGTGTATTAGAGCTTAAGAAAAATGAATATGCTCTTGGATTATATGAAGATATGAATCAATATACGCGAGACAAGATTAAAAGAAATTTTAAAAATATAACTATTCGTTATCAAAGATTAACTCAAAAAGACTAG
- a CDS encoding LysR family transcriptional regulator produces the protein MNNIQWRGIQSFIYVAEQQSFTKAADILGIAKSNLSQSIKDLENQLKVQLLYRSTRHVRLTEIGREYYQKCKKAFHDLDIATQLATQENSELNGSIKINCVGGIIGEDVIAPILLEFQQQNPNVNIHLDFSSNRINLLDSDYDLVIRMGNLPDSNLIISPLRKVSTKYVANDVFIKTHGQITQPRQLEKIPLIYGSVKQWSFVSDKNSYTLHIHNNGTYVANGKVMKQAALLGIGVTRLVDIYVDADIKNKNLIEILPEYAETTQLSIVSLPVKYQLKRISSLIKYIKQHFNENYSKFLT, from the coding sequence ATGAACAATATTCAATGGAGAGGTATTCAATCTTTTATCTATGTAGCAGAACAACAAAGCTTCACTAAGGCTGCCGATATTCTTGGTATAGCTAAATCAAATCTTAGCCAAAGTATAAAAGATCTAGAAAATCAGCTTAAAGTTCAGCTTTTATATAGAAGCACTCGCCATGTTCGACTTACAGAAATAGGACGAGAATACTACCAAAAATGTAAAAAAGCATTTCATGATCTAGATATAGCAACACAGCTTGCAACACAAGAAAATAGTGAATTAAATGGAAGTATTAAAATAAATTGTGTCGGCGGTATTATTGGTGAAGATGTGATAGCTCCAATATTACTTGAATTTCAACAACAAAATCCAAATGTAAACATACATCTAGATTTTTCAAGCAATAGAATAAATCTTTTAGATAGTGACTATGACTTAGTTATTCGCATGGGAAATCTACCTGACTCAAACTTAATAATATCCCCTCTGCGAAAAGTTTCAACAAAGTATGTTGCTAATGATGTCTTCATAAAAACACATGGTCAAATCACACAGCCTAGGCAACTTGAAAAAATCCCTCTAATTTATGGAAGTGTTAAGCAATGGTCTTTTGTCTCTGATAAAAATAGTTACACTCTACACATTCATAATAACGGTACTTATGTTGCTAACGGTAAGGTAATGAAGCAAGCAGCCTTATTAGGTATTGGGGTTACTAGACTAGTAGATATATATGTAGATGCTGATATTAAAAATAAAAACCTTATTGAAATATTACCTGAATATGCAGAAACTACACAACTTTCTATAGTATCTCTACCAGTAAAATATCAGCTAAAGAGAATAAGCTCTTTAATAAAATATATAAAACAGCATTTTAATGAAAACTATTCTAAATTTCTGACTTAA
- the murI gene encoding glutamate racemase, translating to MQNDRPIGVFDSGIGGLTVVKNLMEILPNENIIYFGDIARIPYGTKSRATIQKFAAQTAKFLIAQEVKAIIIACNTISALAKDIVQEIAKEIPVIDVISAGVSLVKDLNTIGVIATPATINSNAYALQIHKNNPDTEVYSTPCGLFVSMIEEGFVEGQIVELVARQYLEYFSDKDIQALILGCTHYPIIKQSISDILNVDLIDPSLQASKILKDLLIDRNILNISQLDPEYRFYVTDIPVKFKSVGEMFLQTQMQYLEIVNLDF from the coding sequence ATGCAAAATGATAGACCTATAGGTGTCTTTGACTCTGGCATTGGGGGATTGACTGTCGTTAAAAATCTAATGGAAATATTACCAAACGAAAATATTATTTATTTTGGTGATATTGCGAGGATTCCCTATGGCACTAAGTCGCGAGCGACTATTCAAAAATTTGCAGCTCAAACAGCAAAGTTTCTTATTGCACAAGAAGTTAAAGCTATAATAATAGCCTGTAATACAATATCAGCACTTGCTAAAGATATTGTTCAAGAGATTGCTAAAGAAATTCCGGTTATTGATGTAATAAGTGCTGGAGTTAGCTTGGTCAAAGATCTAAATACTATAGGTGTTATTGCCACGCCTGCAACAATAAATAGTAATGCATATGCTTTGCAGATCCATAAAAATAACCCTGATACAGAGGTTTATAGTACACCTTGTGGTCTTTTTGTATCAATGATAGAAGAGGGTTTTGTTGAGGGACAGATAGTTGAGCTAGTTGCAAGACAATATCTTGAGTACTTTAGTGATAAAGATATCCAAGCTCTTATCCTAGGATGTACTCACTATCCTATTATCAAGCAAAGTATATCAGATATTTTAAATGTTGATTTGATAGATCCTTCACTACAAGCCAGCAAAATTTTGAAAGATTTACTTATAGATAGAAATATTTTAAATATATCTCAATTAGATCCTGAGTATCGATTTTATGTTACAGATATCCCTGTAAAATTTAAGTCTGTGGGTGAGATGTTTTTACAAACACAGATGCAATATCTTGAAATAGTTAATTTAGATTTTTAA
- the uvrB gene encoding excinuclease ABC subunit UvrB: MDKFNLVTKYSPSGDQPEAIRSLVDGINNGLHHQVLLGVTGSGKTYTMANVIQQTQKPCLILAHNKTLAAQLYSEFKQYFPDNAVEYFVSYYDYYQPEAYVAASDTYIEKDSSVNEHIEQMRLSATKAILERNDVIIVATVSAIYGLGDPEQYMQMLLHLKVGEELGLKKAQTKLIEMQYSRNDMDFSRGSFRVRGEILDIFPADSEKDAIRVEFFDDEIEAISIIDSLTSKKIKSLHRATIFPSTHYVASKERKEIVIEEIKKELKERVKYFEEEGKLLEAQRIEQRTKYDIEMIQELGYCTGIENYSRLLSGRAPGDPPPTLIDYLPENALVIVDESHATLPQFGGMYKGDLSRKSNLVNYGFRLPSALDNRPLKFDEFEKLLPQTVYVSATPANYELDKSENTVEQIIRPTGLLDPEVFVRPVAIQVEDALSEINKAIAREERVLITTLTKKMAENLTEYLSEHGVNVRYLHSDIDTVERVQIIHDLRHGVFDILVGINLLREGLDMPEVGVLLIFDADKEGFLRSEKSLIQTIGRVARNQNGRAILYADVVTKSMKKAMDETLRRRHLQDEYNKKNNITPKTIIKNIDDMLDSSPEMQKRAYKNNSRLKVDDVDVSAILGMTEASKVIKALEKRMRAHAKELEFEKATLIRDKISEIKQKFINL, translated from the coding sequence ATGGATAAATTCAATTTAGTAACAAAATATAGTCCAAGTGGTGATCAACCAGAGGCAATAAGATCATTAGTAGATGGTATTAATAACGGTTTGCATCATCAAGTTTTATTAGGGGTTACAGGTTCTGGTAAGACTTATACAATGGCAAATGTAATTCAGCAAACTCAAAAACCATGCTTAATTTTAGCTCATAACAAAACTCTAGCAGCACAGCTATATTCTGAATTTAAACAGTATTTTCCTGATAATGCAGTTGAGTATTTTGTTTCATATTATGATTACTATCAACCAGAGGCGTATGTTGCAGCATCTGATACGTATATAGAAAAAGATTCATCAGTAAATGAACATATTGAGCAAATGCGTTTATCTGCGACAAAAGCAATTTTAGAGAGAAATGATGTAATAATCGTAGCAACAGTGTCTGCAATTTATGGGCTAGGTGACCCTGAGCAGTATATGCAAATGCTTTTGCATTTAAAAGTAGGCGAAGAGTTAGGGCTTAAAAAAGCTCAAACAAAGCTAATAGAAATGCAGTATTCACGTAATGATATGGATTTTAGTCGCGGAAGTTTTCGTGTTAGAGGTGAAATATTAGATATTTTCCCAGCAGATTCTGAGAAAGATGCTATCAGAGTAGAGTTCTTTGATGATGAGATAGAGGCAATTAGTATTATCGATTCATTAACTTCAAAAAAGATTAAATCTCTTCATAGAGCAACGATATTTCCTAGTACTCACTATGTAGCCTCTAAAGAACGTAAAGAAATCGTAATCGAGGAAATAAAAAAAGAGTTAAAGGAAAGGGTTAAGTATTTTGAAGAGGAAGGTAAGCTTCTTGAGGCTCAAAGAATTGAGCAAAGAACAAAATATGATATCGAGATGATACAAGAACTTGGCTATTGCACCGGTATTGAGAATTATTCAAGACTACTGTCTGGTAGAGCTCCGGGAGATCCGCCACCTACATTAATAGATTATTTACCAGAAAATGCTCTTGTTATAGTTGATGAGTCTCATGCGACATTACCTCAGTTTGGAGGTATGTATAAGGGTGATCTATCGCGAAAATCAAACTTAGTTAATTATGGTTTTAGGTTACCTTCAGCATTAGATAATAGACCTCTAAAATTTGATGAATTTGAAAAGCTTTTGCCTCAAACTGTTTATGTCTCAGCAACTCCCGCAAATTATGAGTTAGATAAATCTGAAAATACTGTCGAACAGATTATTCGTCCAACAGGACTACTTGATCCAGAGGTTTTTGTTCGTCCTGTTGCTATACAGGTTGAAGATGCTTTATCTGAGATAAATAAAGCAATCGCAAGAGAAGAAAGAGTATTAATCACAACTTTAACTAAGAAAATGGCAGAAAACCTTACTGAATATTTATCTGAGCATGGAGTTAATGTTAGATATTTACACTCAGATATAGATACAGTTGAGCGTGTGCAGATTATTCATGATTTGCGTCATGGCGTGTTTGATATACTTGTAGGGATAAACCTTTTAAGAGAAGGTTTAGATATGCCAGAAGTTGGGGTTTTACTTATATTTGATGCTGATAAAGAGGGCTTTTTACGTTCTGAAAAATCACTTATTCAGACGATTGGTAGGGTTGCGAGAAACCAAAATGGTCGAGCAATTTTATATGCAGATGTAGTCACAAAATCAATGAAAAAAGCGATGGATGAGACTTTGCGCCGTCGTCATCTTCAGGATGAATATAATAAGAAGAATAACATTACACCTAAGACAATTATTAAAAATATTGATGATATGCTTGATAGTTCACCAGAGATGCAAAAACGAGCATATAAAAATAATTCGCGTTTAAAGGTTGATGATGTTGATGTTTCGGCTATACTAGGTATGACAGAAGCTAGTAAGGTTATAAAAGCTCTAGAAAAACGTATGCGCGCCCATGCAAAAGAACTAGAATTTGAAAAAGCAACCTTGATTAGAGACAAAATTTCTGAGATAAAACAAAAGTTTATTAATTTATAA
- a CDS encoding SDR family oxidoreductase has translation MTKSLVVITGASSGIGAAIAKRFSEAGHSLLLIGRRVEKIQELNLPNTMIRKVDVTDSQALKAAIKDAEAEYGPVDCLVNNAGLMLLGQVDTQDPIEWQKMYDVNVLALLNGIQAVLGDMKARKTGTIINVSSIAGKKSFPNHAAYVGTKFAVSSMSENVREEVAGDNVRVMTICPGAVETELLSHTTSDKIKEDYESWKESMGGVLVADDIARAAIFMYSQPQNINIREVVIAATKQPA, from the coding sequence ATGACAAAATCATTAGTAGTAATAACAGGAGCTAGTTCAGGAATCGGTGCTGCAATTGCTAAGCGTTTTTCAGAAGCAGGTCATTCACTTTTACTTATTGGTAGAAGAGTAGAAAAGATTCAAGAGTTAAATCTGCCTAATACAATGATCCGTAAAGTAGATGTAACAGATTCACAAGCTTTGAAAGCAGCTATAAAAGATGCTGAGGCTGAGTATGGACCTGTAGATTGTTTAGTAAATAATGCTGGATTAATGCTTTTAGGTCAGGTTGATACTCAAGATCCAATTGAATGGCAGAAAATGTATGATGTAAATGTGTTGGCTCTACTTAATGGTATTCAAGCGGTACTAGGTGATATGAAAGCTAGAAAAACAGGGACGATTATAAATGTAAGTTCTATTGCAGGTAAAAAATCATTCCCAAATCATGCTGCTTATGTAGGTACAAAATTTGCGGTTTCCTCAATGAGTGAGAATGTTCGTGAAGAAGTTGCGGGTGATAATGTGAGAGTTATGACAATTTGTCCAGGAGCGGTTGAAACTGAACTACTAAGCCATACAACTTCTGACAAAATTAAAGAAGATTATGAAAGTTGGAAAGAGTCTATGGGCGGAGTTTTAGTTGCAGATGATATTGCTAGAGCTGCTATTTTCATGTACAGCCAACCTCAGAATATTAATATTCGTGAGGTAGTAATTGCTGCAACTAAACAGCCTGCTTAG
- a CDS encoding exodeoxyribonuclease I: MFDNQTFLFYDLETSGINNSFDQVLQFAAIRTDLDFNEIQRFNFFVKLNPDTTPSPMATITHHISIAQANTGISEYDAIRKIHKIINTPGTISIGYNTLGFDDEFLRFAFYKNMLPPYTHQFKNNCSRADLFPIVACYSAFFKEGLMWPKIIDNEGQEKISLKLENLNQENNFYSGGRAHDAITDVIVTVELAKKLKSANPKMWQFLLDKFNKQNDENTLSQLDVGVEIENHGYKQAIAISGIFGSKNNFTSAILDLGQHRHYKNQEIFLRLDSYLFSEFIEEFGSLEAEHWRLTINKKWGDIPLILPAKTRFVGKLPQERLELIKANKEFIKSNPETFANFVDYVLEYKYSEIENIDVDAAIYQSDFMTSADERGCDKFHNSAIYQKAQMLSQLPGKLYDRAVRIIGRLDFSKLPEKAQMEFQEYLNKIVSLDNDELLVDHRGKTRKTLEDIYQEMQDVRSNRDLTEEQQALLYELEEYLF, encoded by the coding sequence ATGTTTGATAATCAGACTTTCTTATTTTATGACTTAGAGACAAGTGGTATAAATAACTCTTTTGATCAGGTTTTACAATTTGCCGCGATTAGGACAGACTTAGATTTTAATGAGATCCAAAGATTTAATTTCTTTGTTAAACTAAATCCTGATACTACTCCATCACCAATGGCAACAATCACGCATCATATATCTATTGCTCAAGCAAATACAGGAATATCGGAGTATGATGCTATCCGAAAAATTCATAAAATAATAAATACTCCAGGAACTATAAGTATTGGTTATAACACTCTTGGTTTTGATGATGAGTTTTTAAGGTTTGCTTTTTATAAAAATATGCTACCGCCGTACACACATCAATTTAAGAATAATTGTTCTAGAGCTGATTTATTTCCGATAGTTGCCTGTTATAGTGCATTTTTTAAAGAGGGGTTAATGTGGCCTAAAATTATAGATAATGAAGGCCAAGAAAAAATATCTCTAAAATTAGAAAATCTAAATCAAGAGAATAACTTTTATAGTGGTGGTCGAGCACATGATGCTATTACGGATGTAATTGTGACAGTCGAGCTTGCTAAAAAATTAAAATCAGCAAATCCAAAGATGTGGCAGTTTTTATTGGATAAATTTAATAAACAAAATGATGAAAATACTTTGTCACAGTTAGATGTCGGTGTTGAAATAGAAAATCATGGATATAAGCAAGCTATAGCTATAAGTGGTATTTTTGGCTCTAAAAATAATTTCACATCTGCAATATTAGACTTAGGTCAACATAGACACTATAAGAATCAAGAAATATTCTTACGTTTAGATAGTTATCTTTTTAGCGAGTTTATTGAAGAATTTGGAAGTTTAGAGGCAGAGCATTGGCGTTTGACAATTAATAAAAAATGGGGTGACATTCCATTGATTTTGCCTGCAAAGACACGTTTTGTAGGCAAGCTACCACAAGAAAGACTAGAGCTTATAAAAGCAAATAAAGAGTTTATAAAAAGTAATCCTGAAACTTTTGCTAATTTTGTTGATTATGTATTGGAGTATAAGTATTCAGAGATTGAAAATATCGATGTGGATGCTGCTATTTACCAAAGTGATTTTATGACTAGTGCTGATGAGAGAGGTTGTGATAAGTTTCATAATTCTGCTATTTATCAAAAAGCTCAAATGCTTAGTCAATTACCAGGCAAGCTCTATGATAGAGCAGTGCGTATAATTGGTCGATTAGATTTTTCAAAGCTACCTGAAAAAGCACAGATGGAGTTTCAAGAGTATCTAAATAAGATTGTGAGTTTAGATAATGATGAGTTGTTAGTAGATCATCGCGGTAAGACTCGTAAGACATTAGAAGATATTTATCAAGAAATGCAAGATGTACGAAGTAATCGTGATCTAACAGAAGAACAACAAGCTTTGTTGTATGAGTTGGAGGAGTATCTTTTTTAG
- the mnmG gene encoding tRNA uridine-5-carboxymethylaminomethyl(34) synthesis enzyme MnmG, with protein sequence MIYSNTYDVIVVGGGHAGVEAAAASARVGAKTLLLTHNIDTIGQMSCNPAIGGIGKGHLVKEIDAMGGIMAKAIDMAGIQFRILNSRKGPAVRATRAQADRILYKKAINSLINNQENLEIFQDSVDDLVVENNVVTGAVTKTGITFKAKKVILTVGTFLGGKIHIGKVSKSGGRAGDQPSNALAARLRALPFRVDRLKTGTPPRIDRRSVDFSVMDVQHGDSPAPYFSFFSKGKINHPEQVPCHITYTNPKTHEIITSNLDKSAMYSGLIEGIGPRYCPSIEDKVVRFADKDRHQVFVEPEGLDSIELYPNGLSTSLPFEVQCEYIRSIKGFENAFIMRPGYAIEYDFFDPRDLKPTLETKYIKNLYFAGQINGTTGYEEAGAQGLVAGINAGISLDSDKSWYPTRANSYIGVLIDDLITKGTKEPYRMFTSRAEYRLILREDNADLRLSDTACELGLLNSDDEKHFIDKKNAINENIKLMKNTWIGPQTQKARELEKFLDKKMTRESTLFDLLKRPELDYNKLQQISELNLSLDNEAVIEQIEISAKYSGYIERQSKDIAKISVFEQKPIPLDFDYYQVNGLSNEVLQKLTEQKPSTLGEASRIPGITPAAISLLTIYMKKTGFIK encoded by the coding sequence ATGATTTACAGTAATACTTACGATGTTATAGTAGTTGGCGGTGGCCACGCAGGAGTTGAGGCAGCTGCTGCATCAGCTCGAGTAGGTGCTAAAACACTTTTATTAACCCACAATATTGACACAATTGGACAAATGTCATGTAATCCAGCTATTGGTGGTATTGGTAAAGGTCATTTAGTTAAAGAAATAGATGCTATGGGTGGTATCATGGCTAAGGCTATTGATATGGCTGGTATCCAATTTAGAATTCTTAACTCTCGTAAAGGTCCTGCAGTTAGAGCAACAAGAGCACAAGCTGATAGAATTTTGTATAAAAAAGCAATAAATTCTCTAATCAATAACCAAGAAAATCTAGAAATCTTCCAAGATTCTGTTGATGATCTTGTTGTTGAAAATAATGTTGTAACAGGAGCTGTAACAAAAACAGGAATTACATTTAAAGCTAAAAAAGTAATTCTAACTGTAGGTACATTCCTAGGTGGAAAAATACATATTGGTAAAGTTTCAAAATCCGGTGGACGTGCTGGAGATCAGCCATCAAATGCTCTAGCAGCACGCTTAAGAGCACTTCCTTTTAGAGTAGATAGGCTTAAAACTGGAACGCCTCCTCGCATAGATAGAAGATCTGTTGACTTTAGTGTAATGGATGTCCAACATGGTGATAGTCCAGCACCTTATTTTTCATTTTTTTCAAAAGGAAAAATAAATCACCCTGAACAAGTTCCTTGTCATATTACTTATACAAATCCTAAAACACATGAGATTATAACTAGTAACCTAGATAAATCTGCCATGTATAGTGGTTTAATTGAAGGGATTGGGCCTCGTTACTGCCCTTCTATTGAAGATAAAGTTGTTAGATTTGCTGATAAGGATAGACACCAAGTATTTGTTGAACCAGAAGGCTTAGATAGTATAGAGCTATATCCAAATGGTCTATCAACAAGCCTACCTTTTGAAGTTCAATGTGAATATATCCGTTCAATCAAAGGTTTTGAAAACGCTTTTATTATGCGTCCAGGATATGCAATTGAATATGATTTTTTTGACCCAAGAGATTTAAAACCAACTTTAGAAACAAAATATATCAAGAATTTATACTTTGCAGGCCAGATAAATGGTACTACAGGCTACGAAGAGGCAGGTGCTCAAGGTCTTGTTGCTGGTATTAATGCTGGTATAAGTCTTGATAGTGATAAATCATGGTATCCGACTCGAGCAAATAGCTATATTGGTGTTCTTATCGATGATCTTATTACCAAAGGAACAAAAGAACCATATAGAATGTTTACTTCTCGTGCAGAGTATAGACTGATCCTGCGTGAAGATAATGCTGACTTACGCTTATCAGATACCGCTTGTGAACTGGGTCTTTTAAATAGTGACGACGAAAAACATTTCATTGATAAGAAAAATGCTATCAATGAAAATATTAAACTAATGAAAAATACCTGGATAGGTCCTCAAACACAAAAAGCTCGTGAATTAGAGAAGTTTTTAGATAAAAAAATGACTCGAGAAAGTACATTATTTGATTTATTAAAACGACCTGAGTTAGATTATAACAAACTACAGCAAATATCAGAATTAAACTTAAGTCTAGATAATGAGGCTGTAATTGAACAAATAGAAATTTCAGCAAAATACTCTGGATATATAGAACGTCAAAGTAAAGATATAGCAAAGATATCTGTTTTTGAACAAAAACCAATACCTTTAGATTTTGACTATTACCAAGTTAATGGATTATCAAATGAGGTTTTACAAAAACTAACTGAGCAAAAACCTTCTACATTAGGTGAAGCATCAAGAATTCCAGGTATTACACCAGCAGCTATATCTCTACTAACTATTTACATGAAAAAAACAGGATTTATAAAATAG